A single Chryseobacterium sp. DNA region contains:
- a CDS encoding ATP-dependent DNA ligase — protein sequence MRHFADLINALETTNKTNAKIDAIIDYLERAPDEDKVWFIALFTGKRPKRNVNTNYMKEWALEITKLPLWLFQESYSSVGDLGETLSLILPPPQEKIDRTLSQWMNDIVNLKERTEAEKKEFILNSWNGLDYTERLIFNKLIGGSFRIGVSDKTLINALTKFSGQESSALMHSLMGKWLPDEVSFKELIDAENVNPDNSKPYPFCLAYPLEKKIEELGEPDEWLVEYKWDGIRGQIIRRNDEVFIWSRGEELITEQFPEITDSIKAMKGNFVIDGEILAVKDGKVLNFNELQKRLNRKTLTKKMLSEIPIEVFVYDLLELEDNDLREKPIAARRALLEELLLNENPQNISTSKSLEFEKWEELNVLRENSREVNSEGLMLKQKNSPYHSGRKKGDWWKWKINPFTIDAVLIYAQKGSGRRSAYYTDYTFAVKNGDTLVTIAKAYSGLTDKEIMEVSRFVTKNAIEKFGPVRTVKAELVFEIAFEGIGFSNRHKSGVALRFPRIVRWRKDKTADEIDSLEEIKKLIQ from the coding sequence ATGAGACATTTTGCAGACCTTATCAACGCTTTGGAAACGACCAATAAGACCAATGCTAAAATTGACGCCATCATAGATTATCTGGAACGTGCCCCTGATGAAGATAAAGTATGGTTTATTGCCCTGTTTACTGGAAAAAGACCCAAAAGAAATGTCAATACCAATTATATGAAAGAATGGGCTTTGGAAATCACAAAGCTTCCGTTATGGCTGTTCCAGGAGAGTTATTCTTCGGTGGGAGATCTCGGAGAAACACTTTCATTAATTCTTCCGCCTCCGCAGGAGAAAATTGACCGGACTTTATCCCAGTGGATGAATGATATTGTTAACTTAAAAGAGAGAACAGAAGCAGAAAAAAAAGAATTTATCCTTAATTCATGGAATGGGCTGGATTATACTGAACGTTTGATTTTCAACAAATTAATTGGCGGCAGTTTTCGGATTGGGGTATCGGACAAGACTTTGATCAATGCCCTGACAAAGTTCTCCGGACAGGAATCCAGTGCTTTGATGCACAGTCTGATGGGAAAATGGCTTCCGGATGAAGTTTCATTTAAGGAATTAATTGATGCTGAGAATGTAAATCCGGATAATTCAAAACCCTATCCTTTCTGTCTTGCGTACCCCTTAGAAAAAAAGATTGAAGAGCTTGGAGAGCCTGATGAATGGCTCGTAGAATACAAATGGGACGGAATACGGGGTCAGATCATCAGAAGGAATGATGAAGTGTTCATATGGTCGAGGGGTGAAGAGCTTATCACAGAACAATTTCCGGAAATTACTGACTCAATAAAAGCCATGAAAGGAAATTTTGTTATAGATGGAGAAATACTTGCAGTGAAGGATGGTAAAGTTTTAAATTTTAATGAATTACAGAAAAGATTAAACAGAAAAACTTTAACTAAGAAAATGCTGTCTGAAATTCCAATAGAAGTCTTTGTCTATGATTTATTGGAGCTTGAAGATAATGATCTGAGAGAAAAACCAATTGCTGCAAGAAGAGCTCTTCTGGAAGAATTATTATTGAATGAAAATCCTCAGAATATCAGCACCTCCAAAAGCCTTGAGTTTGAAAAATGGGAAGAACTGAATGTTCTCAGGGAAAATTCACGGGAAGTAAACAGTGAAGGATTAATGCTGAAACAAAAAAATTCTCCCTATCATTCCGGCAGGAAAAAAGGCGACTGGTGGAAATGGAAAATCAATCCTTTTACCATTGATGCAGTCTTAATCTATGCTCAAAAAGGCAGTGGCAGAAGAAGTGCCTATTATACGGATTATACTTTTGCCGTAAAAAACGGAGATACTTTGGTTACCATCGCCAAAGCCTATTCAGGATTGACCGATAAAGAAATTATGGAAGTGAGCCGGTTTGTTACCAAAAATGCCATTGAGAAATTCGGTCCTGTGAGAACGGTGAAGGCAGAGCTCGTTTTTGAGATTGCTTTTGAAGGAATAGGCTTCAGCAACCGTCATAAAAGCGGTGTAGCTCTTCGGTTCCCAAGAATTGTAAGATGGCGGAAAGATAAAACCGCAGATGAAATTGACAGTCTTGAAGAAATTAAAAAATTAATACAGTAA
- a CDS encoding ligase-associated DNA damage response exonuclease, giving the protein MKLITFTKKGIYCPQGKFYIDPWRPVDMAVITHGHADHARWGMKKYLCHHFTKPILHQRIGKDIECQSVEYGEVMIINGVRLSLHPAGHIIGSAQIRLEYKGYVAVISGDYKVQNDGLSTPFELVKCNEFVTESTFGLPIYNWLEVPDLNKKLQNWVLKNKENNKTSVFIGYSLGKAQRIMKAVEELGKIYVHYSIGKLNEAFETVGIDLPDYTIADFRERPKEMEHEIVIVPPALLDSNIIKKIPDPATAICSGWMQVRGARRWRSADAGFAMSDHADWKGLLQTVKATEAELVHVTHGQTEVFSKYLNEIGVRADVVETLFGEDEEESEKETLENPES; this is encoded by the coding sequence TTGAAATTAATCACATTCACAAAAAAAGGAATTTACTGTCCACAGGGAAAATTTTATATAGATCCCTGGCGCCCGGTAGATATGGCGGTTATTACGCATGGTCATGCTGATCACGCCCGCTGGGGAATGAAAAAATACCTATGTCATCATTTTACAAAACCTATTCTCCACCAAAGAATTGGAAAGGATATCGAATGCCAGAGTGTAGAATATGGAGAAGTTATGATCATCAATGGAGTGAGACTTTCCCTTCATCCTGCCGGGCATATTATCGGTTCTGCGCAGATAAGACTTGAATATAAAGGATATGTGGCCGTAATTTCAGGGGATTATAAAGTTCAGAATGATGGCCTGAGCACTCCTTTCGAACTGGTAAAATGCAACGAATTTGTGACAGAAAGTACTTTTGGCTTACCCATTTACAACTGGCTTGAAGTTCCGGATTTAAATAAAAAACTTCAGAACTGGGTGCTGAAAAATAAGGAAAACAATAAAACATCTGTATTTATCGGGTATTCGCTCGGGAAAGCCCAGCGTATTATGAAAGCGGTAGAAGAATTGGGAAAAATATATGTCCACTATTCCATCGGAAAATTGAATGAAGCATTTGAAACCGTGGGGATTGACCTTCCGGACTATACCATTGCTGATTTCAGGGAACGCCCGAAAGAAATGGAACATGAAATTGTAATTGTACCTCCGGCTCTGCTGGACAGCAATATCATTAAAAAGATTCCGGATCCGGCTACGGCCATATGCTCCGGATGGATGCAGGTTCGCGGGGCGAGAAGATGGCGGAGTGCAGACGCAGGATTTGCAATGAGTGATCATGCAGATTGGAAAGGATTGCTTCAGACCGTAAAGGCAACGGAAGCAGAACTTGTCCATGTAACGCATGGACAGACAGAAGTATTTTCAAAATACCTGAACGAAATAGGAGTCCGGGCTGATGTTGTGGAAACATTGTTTGGTGAAGATGAAGAAGAATCTGAAAAAGAAACCCTTGAAAACCCGGAATCATGA
- a CDS encoding S41 family peptidase, with protein sequence MVGINKLDKITPYPKNVGIIINNGNGSTAEEFLLAAKQSKKVKLFGTTTAGVLDISNMYFVNSPCNEFKLAYSLSKSFRIPDMAIDGKGIQPTISLTKQFQIINGLMM encoded by the coding sequence ATTGTAGGAATCAATAAACTTGATAAAATTACTCCTTATCCAAAGAATGTAGGAATTATTATCAATAATGGAAACGGCAGTACTGCAGAAGAATTTTTACTGGCAGCCAAACAAAGTAAGAAAGTGAAGCTTTTCGGAACAACCACTGCGGGAGTTTTAGATATTTCCAATATGTATTTCGTAAATTCCCCTTGCAACGAATTTAAACTCGCATATTCTCTCTCCAAAAGTTTCCGTATCCCGGATATGGCAATTGATGGAAAGGGCATTCAGCCGACTATTTCATTGACAAAACAATTCCAGATTATCAATGGATTGATGATGTAA
- a CDS encoding S41 family peptidase, whose translation MLKIKTLLLIFISSSFSFAQNCTCESNTLLLRIPSFNGTLKKDIDSVTAANQSKIESTETLIIDIRNNGGSSDNSFAKIIPYLYTNPIRSRTMKVL comes from the coding sequence ATGCTTAAAATTAAAACACTCCTTTTAATTTTTATCTCCTCTTCTTTTAGCTTTGCCCAAAACTGTACTTGTGAAAGCAATACACTGCTTTTAAGAATACCGTCCTTCAATGGTACTTTGAAAAAAGACATAGACAGTGTTACAGCAGCCAATCAATCTAAAATTGAAAGTACAGAAACCCTGATTATTGATATCAGAAATAATGGCGGCAGCAGTGATAACAGTTTTGCTAAAATTATTCCCTATCTCTATACCAATCCCATCAGGAGCAGGACGATGAAAGTATTGTAG
- a CDS encoding SDR family oxidoreductase: MSKTILITGAASGFGKIAAFELAKKGHQVIATTQVYPQMSDLIREAKEQGIDLTVDKLDVTSQRDIDYILKKYEIDILISNAGIMEGGPIAEQPVDIIRSMFEVNVFGALELAQGFIRKFVEKKAGKIVFTSSMGGLWTVPYVAAYCASKHALESIAEGLKTELAPFNIKIATCNPGVFGTGFNDRGADSIFHWYDPKVNFTPESAFDGVAASLAHQLDPQSMAEVIVNVALDEDSYFRNVHPKETEDFVKHLQADAWTTKS, encoded by the coding sequence ATGAGTAAAACAATTCTAATTACAGGTGCAGCAAGCGGGTTTGGAAAAATTGCTGCTTTTGAACTTGCTAAAAAAGGACATCAGGTGATTGCCACTACGCAGGTCTATCCTCAGATGAGTGATTTAATCCGTGAAGCAAAAGAACAGGGAATTGATCTTACAGTGGATAAACTGGATGTAACCAGCCAAAGGGATATTGATTATATCTTGAAGAAGTATGAAATAGATATTCTCATCAGCAATGCCGGAATTATGGAAGGCGGACCCATTGCTGAGCAGCCGGTAGACATTATCCGCTCTATGTTTGAAGTGAATGTGTTTGGTGCTTTGGAGCTTGCACAGGGGTTTATCAGGAAATTCGTTGAAAAAAAAGCGGGTAAGATTGTTTTTACTTCATCAATGGGTGGTTTATGGACGGTTCCTTATGTAGCTGCTTACTGTGCCTCTAAACATGCACTGGAATCCATTGCTGAAGGATTAAAGACTGAGCTGGCTCCTTTCAATATTAAAATTGCAACATGCAACCCGGGCGTCTTCGGAACGGGGTTTAACGACAGGGGAGCAGACTCTATATTCCATTGGTATGATCCAAAAGTGAATTTTACCCCGGAATCAGCCTTCGACGGAGTTGCAGCATCTCTTGCGCATCAACTTGATCCACAATCTATGGCAGAGGTTATTGTCAATGTGGCCCTGGATGAAGACAGTTATTTTAGAAATGTACATCCTAAAGAAACAGAGGATTTTGTAAAGCATCTTCAGGCAGATGCATGGACAACAAAAAGCTAA
- a CDS encoding heme-binding protein, whose translation MGIDYILAEKALRAAIEKARSLNIPVSIAVVDPGGHLIAFARLDSGYGVIDFAVKKARTAVMFGIDSDVMGGIISGADFHGYGMLNSNNGLLTIAGGVVIRDSGGKVIGAIGSSGGTPGQDKEIAEQGASAVI comes from the coding sequence ATGGGAATCGATTATATATTGGCGGAAAAAGCACTGCGTGCCGCTATAGAAAAGGCAAGATCTCTGAATATTCCGGTAAGTATTGCTGTTGTGGATCCAGGAGGACATCTGATTGCTTTTGCCAGGCTCGACAGTGGGTATGGTGTGATTGATTTTGCTGTAAAGAAAGCGAGAACTGCCGTCATGTTCGGGATAGACAGTGATGTGATGGGAGGTATTATTTCAGGAGCGGATTTTCATGGATACGGGATGTTGAATTCCAATAACGGACTTTTAACGATTGCGGGTGGAGTGGTTATCAGGGACTCCGGAGGAAAGGTGATAGGGGCGATAGGATCATCAGGAGGAACGCCCGGACAGGATAAGGAAATTGCAGAGCAGGGTGCTTCTGCTGTCATTTAA
- a CDS encoding AraC family transcriptional regulator — protein MENTSEIIFDRLVYSCAFESYRGHEEFIPDHFLGFQISGETHAFHEQGKTVIKENTVVLVRKNQLVRTVKHPSKNEKYQFVSISLDDETLRQYAGENKIPINVPFPEKQLLFFEPDAFFKSYFISLIPYINKTEEISPRLAALKVKEAIELLLLNHPEFQNLLFDFSEPHKIDLEEFMNKNFMFNVPVETFARLTGRSLSGFKRDFKRIFHGTPKQWLKERRLKEAYYLIKNKDKKPSDIYLDLGFENLSHFYFSFKQKFGVTTSEI, from the coding sequence ATGGAAAATACGTCTGAGATCATATTCGACCGATTGGTTTATTCATGTGCTTTTGAATCCTACAGAGGCCATGAGGAATTTATTCCGGACCATTTTCTGGGATTTCAGATATCAGGAGAAACTCATGCTTTTCATGAGCAGGGTAAAACGGTTATCAAAGAAAATACAGTAGTTCTGGTCAGAAAAAATCAGCTGGTGAGAACTGTAAAACATCCGTCAAAAAATGAAAAATACCAGTTCGTATCTATTAGTCTTGATGATGAAACCCTAAGGCAGTATGCCGGTGAGAATAAAATACCGATAAACGTTCCGTTTCCCGAGAAGCAACTCTTGTTTTTTGAACCGGATGCGTTTTTTAAAAGTTATTTTATTTCGCTGATACCTTATATTAATAAAACAGAAGAAATATCACCCAGACTTGCTGCTTTAAAAGTGAAGGAAGCCATAGAACTCCTTCTGCTGAACCACCCCGAATTTCAAAATCTTCTTTTTGATTTTTCTGAACCTCATAAGATCGATCTGGAGGAGTTTATGAATAAAAATTTTATGTTCAACGTCCCCGTAGAAACTTTTGCCCGGCTCACAGGGCGCAGTCTTTCAGGTTTTAAACGTGATTTTAAAAGGATTTTTCATGGGACACCAAAACAATGGCTGAAAGAAAGGAGATTAAAAGAAGCCTATTATTTAATTAAAAATAAGGATAAAAAACCTTCGGATATTTATCTGGATCTGGGTTTTGAGAATTTATCCCATTTTTATTTCTCTTTCAAACAGAAATTCGGAGTTACGACATCAGAAATATAA
- a CDS encoding DUF6443 domain-containing protein: protein MKKYLSLIAFLALTNQLFAQLSPTENYVYTKTYLSEDGSKKAETVIYYDGLGRPKQVVNVKATPTGKDLVTPVTYDGFGRQVKDILPTPISSLNSAIHAGVTNEGTANSYYGVTNAYAEKEIENSPLDRVLQQAHAGDSWKLSSGHTQKMKYEANSANEVLKFVTNTNWVNGATSSAINLATDVNSENGYFKEAQLYKTTVTDEDGNPVTQFTDGQGRVLLIRKTDGTQNIDTYYVYNEYNQKAFIIPPKAVKQIKDNGNTVTQAILDDLCYQYSYDGQDRQVERKLPGKGKEYFVYDKADRLILNQDSVLKSQSKWFITKYDMFGRVAYTGIINGGDRATLQNLISSLTIRESRNTSGFTKNGLTINYTNDYFSSDLAAVLTVNYYDTYPSEAPAIPATVLGQYTLPQTLGANDTASTKSLQTASYIKNIEDDNWTKTFNYYDTKGRIIATKSVNHLGGYTNKDLKVDFTGLPEESYTYHKRTANDTEIKVKERFIYDNQNRLVKQYHQVDNLQEELLAENTYNEIGQLINKKTGNNTGAPLQSIDYGYNIRGWMTSVNNPNDPNSFNGKLFGLELKYDNPASTSIYITPKYNGNIAETDWKTANGNVLRRYAYKYDKLDRMTDASYLEPLATVPVTNGYSEFLTYDTNGNIQTLKRYQSYNNTAMMIDDLIYSNYKGNQLITVTDNSNNNLGYSVGGNTIGYDLNGNMINHIDKGLENISYNFLNLPNSVLFQQGGLTFSNNLAFLYRADGVKLNKAYTYFNPRSGMMLTENTEYLDGFQYVEQGGLRNLQFFPTSEGYYDFVKKRYVYNYADQVGNIRLAYYRNANNIAVIDKETNYYPFGMEYQGYNGTNTQNQHYRYGFQGQERQQETGWNSFKYRNSIPELGRFFNIDPLSEKYAYNSTYAFQENKLGLGKELEGLELLKNQTGYFAIKGNEMTVKQAPISQRDLNGSPTFTAGDIGLTTSGYNPNAVRMSSGGTGLRLNSYRYDGPTPSEAKMESIRGNDRPTNIWNKIYDTGIDKAGKINSGVKELVKTIDTAINIPKAISSTNDFVQASKDIKSIENQAMRMDDAMGYVNSSGIKMDTQMKAGVTNYIFDGTLSKDTNNNQIIFIGNTIMKANGIPVQQQQPNNNSKIPDDKL, encoded by the coding sequence ATGAAAAAATATTTATCACTGATTGCTTTTTTAGCATTAACTAACCAACTTTTTGCACAGCTTAGCCCTACTGAAAACTATGTTTATACAAAAACCTATTTATCGGAAGATGGGAGTAAAAAAGCAGAAACCGTAATTTATTATGATGGTTTAGGCAGACCCAAACAGGTTGTTAATGTAAAAGCAACTCCCACAGGGAAAGATTTGGTTACTCCTGTTACCTATGACGGATTCGGGAGACAGGTAAAAGATATATTGCCAACCCCGATAAGCAGTTTAAATTCAGCAATACACGCAGGAGTAACCAACGAAGGTACGGCTAATTCCTATTATGGAGTTACTAATGCTTATGCAGAAAAAGAAATCGAAAATTCACCGTTAGACCGAGTACTACAGCAGGCTCATGCAGGGGATTCGTGGAAATTAAGCTCAGGACATACTCAGAAAATGAAGTACGAAGCTAACTCCGCTAATGAAGTATTGAAGTTTGTTACCAATACCAACTGGGTAAATGGCGCAACTTCATCCGCTATCAACTTAGCAACTGATGTTAATTCCGAAAACGGATATTTTAAGGAAGCACAACTTTATAAAACTACCGTAACGGATGAAGACGGAAACCCTGTAACCCAATTTACAGATGGACAGGGGCGAGTTCTGCTAATTCGTAAAACAGACGGAACCCAAAACATTGATACCTATTATGTATATAATGAATATAATCAAAAAGCGTTCATTATTCCTCCCAAAGCTGTAAAACAAATTAAGGATAACGGAAACACTGTTACACAGGCTATTTTGGATGATTTGTGTTACCAGTATAGTTATGATGGTCAGGACAGGCAGGTTGAGAGGAAATTGCCAGGCAAAGGAAAAGAATATTTTGTTTATGATAAAGCCGACAGATTAATATTAAATCAGGATTCCGTGTTGAAATCTCAGAGCAAATGGTTCATTACCAAATACGACATGTTTGGAAGAGTTGCCTATACAGGAATTATCAACGGAGGAGACAGAGCTACATTACAAAACCTGATTAGTAGTTTAACTATCAGAGAATCCAGAAACACATCAGGTTTTACTAAAAATGGATTAACTATTAACTATACCAATGATTATTTTTCTTCTGACCTTGCTGCTGTTTTAACGGTTAATTATTATGATACTTACCCCTCTGAAGCACCGGCTATTCCTGCTACTGTTTTAGGACAATATACACTACCACAAACATTAGGAGCAAATGATACAGCTTCTACAAAAAGTCTGCAAACGGCTTCTTATATTAAGAATATTGAAGACGACAATTGGACAAAAACATTTAATTATTACGATACAAAAGGAAGAATTATTGCTACAAAATCTGTTAACCATTTAGGAGGATACACCAATAAAGATCTTAAAGTAGACTTTACAGGATTACCGGAAGAAAGCTACACCTACCATAAAAGAACTGCTAATGATACGGAGATTAAGGTAAAGGAAAGATTTATCTACGATAATCAAAACCGATTGGTAAAACAATACCATCAGGTTGATAATTTGCAGGAAGAATTATTGGCAGAAAATACCTATAATGAAATCGGGCAGTTAATCAATAAGAAAACAGGAAACAATACAGGAGCTCCTTTGCAGTCAATTGATTATGGATATAATATCAGAGGTTGGATGACTTCGGTAAATAATCCGAACGATCCGAACAGTTTTAACGGAAAGTTATTTGGTTTGGAGTTAAAATATGATAATCCCGCAAGTACATCAATATATATTACACCCAAATACAATGGAAATATAGCAGAGACCGACTGGAAAACGGCTAATGGTAATGTTTTAAGAAGATATGCCTACAAATATGACAAATTGGATAGAATGACAGATGCCTCTTACCTCGAACCGTTAGCTACTGTTCCTGTTACCAACGGATATAGTGAGTTTTTAACGTATGACACCAACGGAAATATCCAAACCCTGAAAAGGTATCAATCCTATAATAATACTGCGATGATGATTGATGATTTGATTTACAGCAATTATAAAGGAAATCAGCTGATAACCGTTACTGACAATAGTAATAATAATTTAGGATATTCGGTAGGAGGAAATACAATTGGTTATGATTTGAACGGAAATATGATAAATCATATTGATAAAGGACTTGAGAATATTTCGTATAATTTCTTAAATTTACCTAATAGTGTTCTTTTTCAGCAGGGAGGTTTGACATTCAGTAATAATCTTGCTTTTTTATACAGGGCAGACGGAGTTAAATTAAATAAAGCTTACACTTATTTTAATCCGAGAAGCGGGATGATGCTCACGGAAAATACTGAATATTTAGATGGATTTCAATATGTAGAACAAGGCGGACTCAGAAATTTGCAGTTTTTTCCGACTAGTGAAGGATATTATGATTTTGTAAAGAAAAGATATGTTTACAATTATGCAGACCAAGTTGGAAATATAAGATTAGCATATTACAGGAATGCCAACAATATCGCCGTTATTGATAAAGAAACAAACTATTACCCTTTTGGGATGGAATATCAGGGGTATAATGGAACTAATACACAAAACCAACATTACAGATACGGCTTCCAAGGGCAGGAAAGACAACAGGAAACGGGATGGAACTCGTTTAAATACAGAAACAGTATTCCTGAACTCGGAAGATTTTTCAATATTGATCCTTTGAGTGAAAAGTATGCGTATAATTCTACGTATGCATTTCAGGAAAATAAGTTAGGATTGGGTAAAGAGTTAGAAGGACTTGAATTATTAAAGAATCAAACAGGATATTTTGCCATAAAAGGAAATGAAATGACAGTAAAACAGGCTCCAATTTCTCAACGAGATTTAAATGGAAGTCCAACTTTTACAGCTGGAGACATTGGATTGACTACAAGTGGATATAACCCAAATGCAGTTCGAATGAGTTCTGGAGGAACAGGGTTAAGATTAAATTCTTATAGATATGACGGACCAACGCCATCAGAAGCAAAAATGGAAAGTATAAGAGGTAATGACCGTCCAACGAATATATGGAATAAAATTTATGATACAGGTATAGATAAGGCAGGTAAAATCAATAGTGGTGTTAAAGAATTGGTGAAAACAATTGACACGGCTATTAATATTCCAAAAGCAATTAGTAGTACTAATGATTTTGTACAAGCCTCTAAAGATATTAAGTCAATTGAGAATCAAGCAATGAGAATGGATGATGCTATGGGGTATGTAAATTCAAGTGGTATAAAAATGGATACTCAAATGAAAGCTGGGGTAACTAACTATATTTTTGATGGAACTTTATCTAAAGATACGAATAACAATCAAATTATTTTTATAGGAAATACAATAATGAAAGCAAATGGAATTCCTGTACAACAGCAACAACCAAATAATAATTCTAAAATTCCAGATGATAAATTATAA
- a CDS encoding PPC domain-containing DNA-binding protein, with amino-acid sequence MDVQNFKGNNWSAKKAGSVYLVSLKNHSGITETLTDFIQDQNILAGEVTGIGAVSEAILRFFNPATQKYVDKTFKEQMEVTNISGNVSEIEGKLTLHLHITLGREDYTALAGHLLEAKIQGAAEFIFYPINTRVIKIKDQETGINLYDFEK; translated from the coding sequence ATGGATGTACAAAATTTCAAAGGAAATAACTGGTCAGCCAAAAAGGCTGGCTCTGTTTATCTCGTAAGTCTTAAGAATCATTCGGGTATTACAGAAACGTTAACTGATTTTATTCAGGATCAGAATATTCTGGCAGGAGAAGTGACGGGAATAGGAGCTGTAAGTGAAGCAATTCTCCGTTTCTTTAATCCGGCAACCCAAAAATATGTTGATAAGACTTTTAAAGAACAGATGGAAGTCACCAATATCTCAGGAAATGTTTCTGAAATAGAAGGAAAATTGACCCTTCATCTTCACATTACGTTGGGAAGAGAAGATTATACCGCTTTGGCCGGACACCTTTTGGAAGCAAAAATTCAGGGCGCTGCAGAATTTATTTTTTATCCGATCAATACCAGGGTAATAAAAATCAAAGATCAGGAGACAGGTATTAATCTCTATGATTTTGAAAAATAA
- a CDS encoding chloramphenicol acetyltransferase, which translates to MKIVDIENWNRKEHFEFFSNMASPYFGFTTEVDCTKAYDTAKEKGYSFFAYYFHKSMVAINTVDQLKLRIIDGKVVQFDTVHAGSTIGRPDGTFGFSFTHFSEDFEVFNAALQEEIKGVYQSSGLRLSNERLGKDHIRHTAIPWNSFSAVLHPTDFNTGESVPKIAFGKFNIRDGRKYLPVSIEAHHGLADGIHLAQYVAEFQRQLDL; encoded by the coding sequence ATGAAGATCGTAGATATAGAAAACTGGAACAGAAAGGAGCATTTTGAATTTTTTTCTAATATGGCAAGTCCTTATTTCGGTTTTACAACGGAAGTAGACTGTACAAAAGCGTATGATACTGCTAAAGAAAAAGGATATTCTTTCTTCGCGTATTATTTTCATAAGTCTATGGTTGCGATCAATACCGTGGATCAACTGAAGCTTAGAATTATCGATGGAAAAGTGGTTCAGTTTGATACGGTTCATGCCGGGAGCACCATTGGCCGGCCAGACGGGACCTTTGGCTTTTCATTTACCCATTTTTCAGAGGATTTTGAAGTTTTCAATGCTGCATTACAGGAAGAAATAAAAGGGGTATATCAGTCTTCCGGGCTCAGGCTAAGCAATGAAAGACTGGGAAAAGACCACATACGGCACACGGCTATTCCATGGAATTCATTCAGTGCTGTTCTTCACCCAACAGATTTTAATACCGGTGAATCGGTACCCAAGATTGCTTTTGGAAAATTCAATATCCGTGACGGCAGAAAATATCTTCCTGTCTCCATCGAAGCCCACCATGGTCTGGCAGACGGAATTCATCTTGCCCAATATGTAGCGGAATTTCAACGACAGCTCGATCTGTAA
- a CDS encoding MBL fold metallo-hydrolase: MKIIPLKEGNFSASKTKDFTLLTAENLDTVKGIKMSVQPFLVITENDYILLDTGIGWKNDAGTSVVSEILERENINPNQITKILLSHLHKDHIEGALIRTGRGFEAAFPKAEIYIQRRELDFAMENKGNPSFDFEILEKLIELPNIIWMNEDIGQITDEISYEVVGGHTPFMQVFWIRENNETVFYGADDLPQASYLKYHLAYKSDFDGRKAMELRLKWEKEARENHWKILLYHDLDKAIAEV; encoded by the coding sequence ATGAAAATCATTCCGCTCAAAGAAGGCAATTTCTCAGCCAGTAAAACCAAGGACTTCACACTTTTAACAGCAGAAAACCTGGATACAGTTAAAGGGATTAAGATGTCTGTACAACCCTTTCTTGTTATTACAGAAAACGATTATATCCTGCTGGATACAGGAATAGGATGGAAAAATGATGCAGGAACATCTGTTGTTTCTGAAATCCTGGAAAGAGAAAATATCAACCCGAACCAAATCACCAAAATATTGCTTTCCCACCTCCATAAAGATCATATTGAAGGAGCTTTGATACGTACCGGCCGCGGTTTTGAAGCTGCATTTCCCAAGGCGGAAATTTATATACAAAGGCGTGAACTGGATTTTGCAATGGAAAATAAGGGGAATCCTTCTTTCGATTTTGAGATATTGGAAAAACTGATTGAACTCCCCAATATCATCTGGATGAATGAGGATATAGGCCAGATCACTGATGAAATCTCCTATGAAGTAGTAGGCGGTCATACTCCTTTTATGCAGGTTTTCTGGATCCGTGAAAATAATGAAACCGTTTTCTATGGTGCTGATGATCTTCCTCAGGCTTCCTATTTAAAATACCACTTAGCGTACAAAAGTGATTTTGACGGAAGAAAAGCAATGGAACTGAGACTGAAATGGGAAAAAGAGGCAAGAGAAAATCATTGGAAAATACTTCTGTATCACGATCTGGACAAAGCCATTGCAGAAGTTTGA